The genomic interval GGTTTCTTGGCTATACTTGATGTACCAGAAAAGGAAAGTTTTCAAATTAAAGGAGAAGTTCTTTCAGCAAAATGGAGGTATCATTCTGAGACAACAACTCTCCACTAGGGAAGACTCATCTCAGTCCACTACAATTTTTAGTGCAGAGCAACTTAAGAAAGCCACCAACAATTTTGATGAGAGCTTAATCGTAGGTAAAGGAGGTTACGGTACAGTTTTCAAAGGACTTCTATCAAATAATAAAGTTGTTGCTATCAAAAAGTCCAAAATAGTGGATCAGAGCCAGGTGGAGCAATTCATTAATGAGGTCATTATACTCTCACAAATTAATCACAGAAATGTGGTCAAACTCTTGGGATGTTGTCTAGAGACAGAAGTTCCCTTACTAGTTTATGAATTTGTTAACAATGGCACCCTTTTTGATTATCTACATAAACAAGGAGAGGTGGTCAATGTGTCTTGGAAAACGCGTCTAAGGATAGCTACAGAGACAGCTGCAGCTCTGTCATATCTACACTCGGCAGCTTCCATACCCATCATCCATAGAGATGTGAAGACTGCAAACATACTCTTAGATGAAACTTACACTGCCAAAGTATCTGACTTTGGAGCTTCAAGATTGGTTCCTCTTGACCAAACTGAAATAGCCACAATTGTGCAAGGAACCTTTGGGTATTTAGACCCAGAGTACATGCAATCAAGTCAGTTGACTGAAAAGAGTGATGTCTATAGCTTTGGGGTAGTGCTTGTAGAACTGCTAACAGGGGAGAAACCGTTCTGTTTTGACAGGGGAGAAGAGAAACGAAGTCTTACGATTCACTTTCTATGTAGCTTGAAAGAGGATCGTCTATTTGATGTTCTTCAGGTGGGTATTTTGGATGAAGAAAACAAGCAGGAGCTTATGGAGGTTGCTATTCTTGCTGCTAGGTGCCTGAGACTTACAGGGGAGGAAAGGCCTAGCATGAAGGAAGTGGCAATGGAATTAGAGGGAATAAAGCTTACAGAGAAACACCCTTGGATCAATACAGGCAAAAACTTTGAGGAGGGTCAATACTTGCTTCATGAGGCACAAAGCTCTCATGAACATGGTGATAGTAGTAGTGCCCAACAAAATACTGGATATGATAGCTTGAGAGCACTTGAATTAATTGACTTTGGTAATGGAAGATGATCAACGCTCACAACACAACATGCAATTCCACTTCAGTTTACTTCAATAAACAAACATATTTCTACAATCATTATTTCATGTAGTTACCATGGTTATAAATGAATAATGTTTGATATTTCCTATAACATATTTCTACCTTTTTCCAAATTACATTTGCCCATTTTGTTGACTCGTTTTAACATCtttgttcctttttttttatttacttttatttgcAAGAGAAAACAAGGTGAAACGTAATTTTGATTCGAAAATTGCTTACAAATGTGTTAGTAGTTACATGAGATTGAAATGCAAGTCTATTTACTCGTATTGAAGAACAAATAAATTTTGAGAAATAGAAAACTTACACTTTTGTTAAAGGAAAGTAAAGACAAGTGTGGTATTTTTGTTTGGATTTACATTAATATCCCCTTTTGTGTTTCCCAATCTTAAATATGCATTGACAAAGTGATGGCAAaatcatggagctcttctcggattTATGATCaagggtgcggaagctatggattgaaatgtgcaagatcctcctaggagctatggtgatcttgaaggtgcatgatgtgtatggaaagagggaggttcagccagccctatggtaggtgatgaagatgaagattaggtcctagaaactagggaaaagcaatgtatggcacaatgttggcagcataacattactctcattaatcttcaaaatacaagagctaggcatctccttttataggctaaggaggccgtgaAAGTTAAGCTAATTTCACATGAAATgtaagcaaaatgaaatggaaatgtgaaggcacatggcacatggaccacatggccggccatgtgagacaatgttctagaatgtgcacaaaatctagggtaaatcacatataagacaagtttatgctttctaacactacactaattactaagccacccctaatgggcctccatgtagcaTGTACAAGGTCTTCTCCCTCCAATCCGTGGCTTGACCCATTTGTGCGTGAATAtgcttggccatggacctagtgataggtcctaaacggtctaggcttcctcctagacgctccttgtgtAGCCGCCCCTCctcttgtgctagacgctcccctcttgagtctagacgctcctcacatggttctagacggtctagtcttgggtcttgacttccatggtgaggtgagcttggccctcctccatcatcctctcccccttggaaaggatttgtcctcaaatccagctcatcctcgtcgtcattggtacctacaaatggagaaaggtcaattacattaaaagtgtcatgtactccatattcaagaggtaggtccaatttgtatgcattgttattgactcgcttgaggacttgaaagggtccatcacctcggggacttagtttggacctttgagttggaaatctatctttgcgaaggtgaagccaaactaagtctccttcctcaaaaattatttcgttcttccctttattgttgtattttgtgtacttctcattttgttgttgtatttggagtttagtcttctcatgcattttcttcacaaagtcggctttgattactccttccttatgcacaaattcttgtggattaggaagaggcaACAAATCCATAGgggtgagaggattaaaaccatatactacttcaaaaggagaagcattagtagtcttgtggactactcgattgtaagcaaactcaatgtggggaagatactcatcccaagatttatggttgccTTCacgatagccctaagcatagtcccaagagatccattgactacttcggtttggccatccgtttgaggatgacaagaagttaaaaattgtagtcttgttccaagtttgccccatagagttttccaaaagtggcttataaacttgggatctctatcggatactatacttctagggagaccatgaagtctcaccacttctctaaagaagattctagaaatattttgagcatcatctaccttgtggcaaggaataaaatgggacattttgctaaatcggtccactaccacaaagatagagtcatggcctcttgcagtcctagggagtcctaaaatgaaatccatgctaatgtcttcccaaggagcatttgctatcggcaaaggggtgtagagtccatgaggcattgttctagactttgcttttaaacatgatatgcatctagaacaatgtctttggacatctttcctcatgagtggccaacaaaattttgctttcaaaaggtctagagtcttatcaactccaaaatggcccat from Phaseolus vulgaris cultivar G19833 chromosome 1, P. vulgaris v2.0, whole genome shotgun sequence carries:
- the LOC137813468 gene encoding putative wall-associated receptor kinase-like 16; translated protein: MATMRLKDTQKQLIRLTVLLLMALAAASQALPGCPDSCGNVSIPYPFGIGHSSIDKKNCFLEEPLELTCTDSALFQGNVQILNISLAGKMDVLTFIARVCKNDLFGGVETYRTESYLRTPAFTISSEDNKFVSVGCDTYGYLNSFHNGTESSTGCLTRCNSLDSVESMQRSGNCTGIGCCQVDIPPGMKNISLQAYSFNNFNSTSDFNQCGFSFVVKNGNYTFSLDHFKSMPFNQSLTVIDWSVGNGTCDASMHRAGYACKSANSYCDDSPYEYGYRCKCNPGFDGNAYLLHGCQDIPECARNQHNCDSEDHCIETSGSFECFCPDGLIGNGTKEGGGCHPKQKADPFIKIVIGACVGLIALFIGVSWLYLMYQKRKVFKLKEKFFQQNGGIILRQQLSTREDSSQSTTIFSAEQLKKATNNFDESLIVGKGGYGTVFKGLLSNNKVVAIKKSKIVDQSQVEQFINEVIILSQINHRNVVKLLGCCLETEVPLLVYEFVNNGTLFDYLHKQGEVVNVSWKTRLRIATETAAALSYLHSAASIPIIHRDVKTANILLDETYTAKVSDFGASRLVPLDQTEIATIVQGTFGYLDPEYMQSSQLTEKSDVYSFGVVLVELLTGEKPFCFDRGEEKRSLTIHFLCSLKEDRLFDVLQVGILDEENKQELMEVAILAARCLRLTGEERPSMKEVAMELEGIKLTEKHPWINTGKNFEEGQYLLHEAQSSHEHGDSSSAQQNTGYDSLRALELIDFGNGR